The proteins below are encoded in one region of Rubripirellula reticaptiva:
- a CDS encoding APC family permease, which yields MSSGSKHEPITSTKFGTFGGVFTPCTLTILGVIMFLRFGQVVGQSGIFTAIMIVLAAKVITTLTTLSLSAIASNTRVKGGGAYYLISRSLGVEFGGAIGVLFFAAQAISVAMYIIGFTEALAATFPSLADNAMGISTLVNLITFVCVYIGAGWTIKVQYFILAILAAALGSFYAGAIADFNPEYLQANMRPSFLEGESTFTMFALFFPAVTGIMAGANMSGDLANPSKSIPTGTLAAVLITGLIYVSQALLLGCARPAAELIGNNMVIRDIAVWPILITAGVFAATLSSALGSMMGAPRILQAFARDEIFTSLKFFGSGSGLSNEPRRATVLTFVIAQVCIVFGDLNAIAPIITMFFMITYGLLNLATFYEAVTKNPSYRPTFKYSHWITSLLGMIGCFGVMFLINGLWATMSLLFIGAIYWFIRSKEVEARWGDLQSGVIFERARKALLKLEDEVYHPKNWRPIVMALSGSGWTRPHIPIYGHWLTSGHGILSLAHVVTGDLEELSERRDRYEKQLRGFIKREELDAFPAVACAQYVSDGIESLIQCHGLGGLRPNTVLLGWPRDHSRADSFGATVRLIARTKRSILAARFLAHRDEDDETDKATATDIADHWTVPSGTIDVWWRGMENGELMLLLAHLLHRNPEWRENHVRVLRVVQNEQAKDEIVNHMKELAASSRIHFEPEVVVSDHPVAQVIQSTSREASLVLMGFQTPEEGHEVAMYESLELLAGDLPRIILVNSAGGMTLES from the coding sequence ATGTCCAGCGGTTCTAAGCACGAGCCAATCACCTCCACAAAATTTGGAACCTTCGGGGGTGTGTTCACACCCTGCACGCTGACGATCCTCGGCGTCATCATGTTTCTGCGGTTCGGCCAAGTGGTTGGACAGTCAGGTATCTTCACGGCCATCATGATCGTGTTGGCGGCCAAGGTCATTACGACGCTAACGACGCTTTCGCTGTCCGCAATCGCTAGCAACACGCGAGTCAAAGGCGGTGGTGCATACTATTTGATTTCTCGTTCGCTCGGAGTTGAGTTTGGCGGCGCGATTGGAGTTTTGTTTTTCGCTGCTCAAGCAATTTCGGTGGCGATGTACATCATTGGTTTCACCGAAGCGCTCGCCGCCACTTTCCCATCGCTGGCTGACAACGCGATGGGCATTTCAACGCTCGTGAATTTGATCACGTTCGTCTGCGTTTACATTGGCGCCGGTTGGACGATCAAAGTCCAATACTTCATTCTTGCGATTCTAGCGGCTGCGCTTGGCTCATTTTATGCCGGTGCCATAGCGGACTTTAATCCTGAGTACTTGCAAGCCAACATGCGGCCTTCGTTTTTGGAAGGCGAGAGCACCTTCACGATGTTTGCATTGTTCTTTCCCGCAGTGACGGGCATCATGGCCGGTGCGAATATGTCCGGTGACTTAGCAAACCCATCGAAGTCGATCCCAACCGGAACGCTAGCGGCGGTGTTGATCACTGGTTTGATTTATGTATCTCAAGCACTGCTGCTTGGTTGTGCCCGGCCTGCGGCCGAATTGATCGGCAACAATATGGTGATCCGCGACATCGCGGTTTGGCCAATATTGATTACCGCGGGTGTATTCGCCGCGACGTTGTCATCGGCACTGGGCAGCATGATGGGAGCTCCGCGGATTCTGCAAGCATTCGCACGCGATGAGATTTTTACGTCGCTAAAGTTTTTCGGTTCGGGCAGCGGTCTTAGCAACGAACCACGCCGGGCCACGGTACTGACATTTGTGATCGCTCAAGTTTGTATCGTATTTGGCGATCTGAACGCGATCGCTCCGATCATCACGATGTTCTTCATGATTACGTATGGCCTTTTGAACCTGGCAACATTCTACGAAGCGGTAACAAAGAATCCTAGCTATCGACCAACGTTCAAGTATTCACACTGGATCACGTCGTTGTTGGGGATGATTGGGTGTTTCGGAGTGATGTTTTTGATCAACGGATTATGGGCCACCATGTCATTGTTGTTCATCGGAGCGATTTATTGGTTCATTCGGTCCAAGGAGGTCGAGGCTCGCTGGGGTGACTTGCAGAGCGGCGTGATCTTTGAACGGGCACGCAAAGCACTGTTGAAGCTCGAGGACGAAGTTTACCACCCCAAGAACTGGCGACCGATCGTGATGGCGCTTAGTGGCAGCGGTTGGACGCGTCCCCACATCCCGATCTACGGCCATTGGCTGACGTCGGGTCACGGAATTTTGTCGCTGGCTCATGTTGTGACTGGAGACTTGGAGGAGCTTTCCGAGCGACGGGACCGATACGAGAAACAACTGCGAGGTTTCATCAAACGCGAGGAACTGGATGCGTTTCCTGCGGTCGCGTGTGCTCAATACGTCTCGGACGGTATCGAATCATTGATTCAGTGTCATGGCTTGGGCGGACTGCGTCCCAATACGGTGCTGCTAGGCTGGCCGCGAGATCACTCGCGAGCAGATTCGTTCGGTGCCACCGTTCGATTGATTGCCCGAACCAAACGCAGCATTCTGGCGGCAAGATTTCTTGCGCATCGCGACGAGGACGACGAAACCGACAAAGCGACTGCGACCGATATTGCCGACCACTGGACTGTGCCCAGCGGAACGATTGACGTTTGGTGGCGTGGAATGGAAAACGGTGAACTGATGTTGCTGCTCGCTCACTTGTTGCACCGCAACCCCGAGTGGCGGGAGAACCACGTGCGCGTGCTGAGAGTGGTTCAGAACGAACAGGCAAAGGATGAAATCGTCAATCACATGAAGGAACTAGCGGCCTCGTCGCGGATTCACTTTGAACCCGAAGTGGTCGTATCCGATCATCCCGTCGCACAAGTCATTCAATCAACCTCGCGAGAAGCCTCGCTTGTCTTGATGGGATTTCAAACGCCAGAGGAAGGGCACGAGGTTGCGATGTATGAGTCGTTGGAATTGCTCGCAGGTGATTTGCCTCGAATCATCCTGGTCAATAGCGCTGGCGGTATGACACTTGAAAGCTAA
- a CDS encoding polysaccharide biosynthesis/export family protein, with amino-acid sequence MNHKNGTERFSGVRYLKFRSVCFLSLLALLPTALSGCRTAASMGFPVAAGSHVLLPYVTAARQSVGHPKRIPTELAKQALPPHRIEAGDVLVIEPNDFNSPVRFQSDQTVQQDGTIDLGDYGQFSVAGMTTMEIQQQVQHRVASREIEKHNTRIALASHRDGDDISPEPADFGLSVRLVNKEAGMIYVMGEVNAPSSYPLVGSETVLDAIIAAGGLSDRSNAHKVVLTRPQLDGQPRVILPVCYHQILQLGDVSTNYQLLPGDRIYVPSLTIWEDVKQSVSLGSNQSCPHCRKYAGRK; translated from the coding sequence GTGAATCATAAGAATGGAACCGAACGTTTTTCAGGCGTTCGATATCTCAAATTTAGATCGGTGTGCTTCCTGTCTCTACTGGCGCTTTTGCCGACTGCGTTGTCGGGATGTCGCACAGCCGCGTCGATGGGGTTTCCGGTTGCTGCGGGTTCGCATGTCTTGTTGCCGTACGTGACCGCCGCCCGGCAAAGCGTTGGGCATCCGAAGCGCATTCCTACTGAGTTGGCAAAACAAGCGTTGCCGCCGCACCGGATCGAGGCAGGCGACGTGCTGGTGATCGAGCCTAATGACTTTAATTCACCCGTTCGGTTTCAAAGCGATCAAACGGTGCAACAAGACGGCACCATTGATCTTGGCGACTACGGGCAATTTTCAGTTGCCGGCATGACGACGATGGAGATTCAGCAACAGGTTCAGCACCGAGTTGCGTCTCGTGAAATTGAAAAACACAACACTCGGATTGCCTTGGCTTCTCATCGCGATGGCGATGATATCTCGCCGGAGCCTGCCGATTTTGGGCTATCTGTTCGTCTGGTCAATAAAGAAGCCGGAATGATTTATGTCATGGGCGAGGTCAACGCACCAAGTTCGTATCCGCTGGTCGGCAGCGAAACGGTACTTGATGCCATTATCGCCGCAGGCGGTCTTTCCGATCGATCCAACGCGCACAAAGTGGTGCTGACACGTCCGCAACTTGACGGACAGCCTCGCGTCATTTTGCCCGTGTGCTATCACCAAATCTTGCAACTCGGCGACGTTTCAACCAACTATCAACTGTTGCCTGGTGACCGTATCTATGTTCCTAGCCTGACGATCTGGGAAGACGTCAAACAGAGCGTCTCGCTTGGCAGCAATCAAAGTTGTCCGCATTGTCGGAAGTATGCGGGGCGCAAATAG
- a CDS encoding hemolysin family protein, translating into MHDLSQTLLYLSIAIGLILLNGFFVAAEFALVKVRISRIEQLRTDGKAFATTARWLASRLDESLSACQLGITMASLALGWVGEPAFAALVEPMLGWMGITDPRIIHILGFALAFTSITGLHLVVGEQFPKIFAIRRPEQMLLWCAAPLKFFYVILFPFLTVLNVVTAFLLRLVGISGASDHETVNTEEEIRALLQEAHIHGNLSRNEHSLINNVFEFDDLVVRRVMLPRGDVDFFDINDPVLALRELVRTTKHTRYPVCDRSLDKVLGVVHIKDLLAVPDSNANFDVRSIMRPPRKVPETMPISRVLRHFQATHQLMAFVIDEYGTITGMVTLENVLEKIVGEVDDEFDVSDPNIVPETEGDFIVSGTTPLDEARVRMSIPLLESDAADTISGLLTDCNQNILSQGDRIELAGATAEILDVKHGSATKVRFRIHHEE; encoded by the coding sequence ATGCACGACCTGTCACAGACGCTTCTCTATCTTTCGATTGCCATCGGGCTGATTTTACTTAACGGATTTTTCGTTGCCGCCGAATTTGCGCTGGTCAAAGTTCGCATTTCGAGGATCGAGCAATTACGTACCGACGGCAAAGCGTTTGCGACGACCGCTCGCTGGTTAGCGAGTCGCTTGGACGAATCGCTATCGGCCTGCCAGCTAGGTATCACGATGGCGTCGTTGGCACTCGGTTGGGTTGGTGAACCTGCGTTTGCCGCTTTGGTCGAACCCATGCTCGGTTGGATGGGCATTACAGACCCGCGGATCATTCACATTCTTGGCTTTGCACTTGCGTTCACGTCAATCACGGGACTTCACCTGGTTGTGGGCGAACAGTTTCCAAAGATCTTTGCGATTCGACGACCCGAGCAGATGTTGCTTTGGTGTGCGGCGCCTCTGAAGTTCTTTTATGTCATTCTGTTTCCCTTCTTGACCGTTTTGAACGTTGTGACTGCGTTTCTATTGCGTCTGGTCGGCATCAGTGGTGCTTCGGACCATGAAACGGTGAATACGGAAGAGGAAATACGCGCTCTCTTGCAAGAAGCGCATATTCACGGAAACCTTTCCCGCAACGAGCACTCGCTGATCAATAACGTGTTCGAGTTCGATGACCTTGTCGTCCGACGGGTCATGCTTCCCCGCGGTGACGTTGATTTCTTTGACATCAACGATCCGGTGTTGGCTCTTCGAGAATTGGTGCGAACGACCAAGCACACGCGTTATCCCGTCTGCGACCGGTCACTCGACAAAGTGTTGGGGGTCGTCCATATAAAAGATCTGTTGGCGGTACCGGATTCGAACGCTAACTTTGACGTTCGGTCAATCATGCGCCCGCCTCGGAAGGTGCCGGAAACGATGCCAATCAGTCGCGTGCTGCGGCACTTTCAAGCGACGCACCAGCTGATGGCGTTTGTGATTGACGAGTACGGTACTATCACAGGCATGGTCACGTTAGAAAATGTACTTGAAAAAATTGTTGGCGAAGTCGATGACGAGTTTGACGTATCGGATCCCAACATCGTTCCGGAAACCGAAGGCGATTTCATCGTCAGCGGCACGACTCCGCTTGACGAAGCTCGGGTGCGGATGTCCATTCCCCTGTTAGAATCCGATGCTGCCGATACGATCAGTGGTCTGCTAACCGATTGCAATCAAAACATTTTGTCGCAAGGCGACAGAATTGAACTCGCTGGTGCGACTGCCGAAATCCTTGACGTCAAGCACGGCAGCGCCACGAAGGTCCGCTTTAGGATCCATCACGAAGAGTAG
- the corA gene encoding magnesium/cobalt transporter CorA, protein MRTEKAAGQPPKRRLFKRTAKIVSAPGVLPEAMGDKAVSIRVIRYDANHHGDDTLVTSDDLARLLSRITSESTDESSKHFEGVTWINVDAAQNTSTLKIIGDVFGLHPLALEDVNNVHQRVKCEKYDDAMFFVARMPQRTRPFDSEQVSVFLLKGVVITFQEHSGDCLDTVRERIAMSTGRVRQRGADYLFYAILDRIVDEFFVTMEHYDEILGQFSSNIETTSQHDLPLKLHHIRDDLLQVRKITSQYREAFKRLAIDGSEILDADTMYFIRDCQDHISQLIEASDLGREYCGELRELHFAMLGQKSNDISKVLTLIATIFIPMSFISGVYGMNFDSQASSMNMPELHWGFGYPFALSLMAMTGGALAFFLYRRGWLS, encoded by the coding sequence ATGCGAACAGAGAAAGCGGCCGGACAACCTCCTAAGCGTCGGCTATTCAAGAGGACTGCTAAAATCGTCAGCGCACCCGGCGTTTTGCCTGAGGCGATGGGCGACAAAGCCGTTTCTATTCGAGTGATCCGTTACGACGCGAACCATCACGGAGACGACACGCTGGTAACGTCGGACGATCTTGCGAGGCTGCTTTCACGTATCACCAGTGAATCCACCGACGAGTCGAGTAAGCACTTCGAAGGAGTCACCTGGATCAACGTTGATGCGGCGCAAAACACGTCGACGTTGAAGATCATCGGTGACGTCTTCGGTCTGCACCCGCTTGCGCTCGAAGACGTCAACAATGTCCATCAACGGGTCAAGTGTGAAAAGTACGACGACGCGATGTTTTTCGTCGCTCGCATGCCTCAAAGGACTCGTCCTTTCGATTCCGAGCAGGTCAGCGTCTTCCTGTTGAAAGGCGTGGTGATCACATTCCAGGAACATTCCGGCGACTGTCTGGATACAGTGCGCGAGCGGATTGCGATGTCGACTGGCCGCGTCCGTCAGCGCGGTGCAGACTATTTGTTCTATGCCATCTTGGACCGAATCGTTGACGAGTTCTTTGTCACGATGGAACACTATGACGAAATTCTTGGACAGTTCTCATCGAATATCGAAACCACGTCTCAGCATGACCTGCCGCTCAAACTGCACCACATTCGTGATGATCTATTGCAAGTGCGAAAAATTACGTCGCAATATCGCGAGGCGTTCAAACGACTCGCAATCGATGGAAGCGAGATCCTTGACGCCGACACCATGTACTTTATCCGTGACTGCCAAGACCACATTAGCCAGTTGATCGAAGCGTCGGATTTAGGGCGAGAGTATTGTGGCGAACTTCGCGAACTGCATTTCGCGATGCTGGGCCAAAAGAGCAACGACATTTCCAAAGTGCTGACGCTGATCGCGACGATTTTCATACCGATGAGCTTCATTTCCGGAGTCTACGGAATGAATTTTGATAGCCAAGCTTCCTCAATGAACATGCCAGAACTTCATTGGGGATTTGGATATCCGTTTGCTTTGTCGCTAATGGCCATGACGGGCGGTGCCCTTGCCTTTTTTCTGTACCGTCGCGGTTGGCTGAGTTAG